The Calypte anna isolate BGI_N300 chromosome 1, bCalAnn1_v1.p, whole genome shotgun sequence region TGCTCATTTGGGCAGCatcaaaatgtgcttttaggTCAGAATGAGAGTTTTTTATGATTCCACTTTCACCATCCTTGACCCCATCTTTCTGAGTAGAAATTCTTGAATTAAgaaaaagtttggtttttttcctagtgagAATATCTGACATCACTGTCACTTCATTAAGGAATTCACACTTTTCTCCATCCTGCAGATGAAGGACTGCACTACAGCTGGCATCATTTTAAGCAGGAACGATTCTGCATCAAAGAACCTGGTAAGAATGATAACCCTTAGTTATGAAAGACCCAGGATCTCCAGAGCCACTGAAACACATTGAAAGAGTTTTGGTAATGTTCACATTTGCAGGTcacatctctgcttttctgatgcCACCTCTGTCTGATGTTGGCTCTGACCTCTCTGTGCAGGAAAACCCTTGCTGCATGATTTTCTCTACTGCTCATTATCCAAGAAAACCAGGACAGTCCCTTGTGTTGTCATTCTTTGCAGGTCACTCTCATACTTCTCATCAGGTTCTTCACAGGTAACTATTTGACTAATTTTTGTCCAGTGGAAGCTAATATTTAGACACTGTTTTTCAGGCTTTGGTGGTCACTATTGCTCTTCATCCTAGTGCTTCCCTAGAAGCACTCATTCATAATCTGCTATACTTTTGCTGATGTACACAGGACTAGTGGTGATTTTATGCACTGATCTGTGGTGTAGGATCATTTCCCTTTTGGTGAAACACATTTTAGCCCCATAGGGTCTGTTATCCAGTGTGTTTTTTTACCAGAGccagtttttttaaagattaaggCTTATACATACACATTTGACTTTGACCTGTCAATCATATATGAGACATGGCAATAAGTGTGTTTGCACAAAAGATCCAAAGTATAAATAGGTGCTGACCTTCACTTGTGGTTGTGGGGAAGATCAGTGCATGGCAAGGCTTTGAAGTGTCTCCTGGTGCCCAAGAAGGGCTATGAATATCTGGGTATATATGCATGGATGTCTGTGAAAGACAGGATCCCTTGTGATGACATCTGTCACCAAGGCTGGACTCATATCACCCAAGAGTGGCTTCTTGAAAGTCAGGCATCCGGTATCAGCAAGTCACCCAGACTCCTCAGGTGTGAAAATGTGGACTCTTCCAGAGGGGGATCCATTGAGTGTTGGACACccatcttggggaaaaaaagtgctaaGCTTGGCAAGATGTCTAGAAGGATGCTGTAAGAATCCCTTTGACTAGATATTTAGGCAGGTAAGGAAAAATGAGGTGAATCCCATCCACCATTCCTACAGGAATCTGGCGATGACATTGCTGGCTGGATCCCTTGTTTTTAGCTCTTTCTGCCCTtctgaaacagcagctttttcaCACATATTTATTGTTGTTGAGGATCCATTGCAAGATGCAGTTTGTACTTTGTCATGTCCAATGACAGTGCAGAAATAGTCAGAATATATACTTTCTATCTGAAACCTAAATAGGGAGAAAAAGTCAGATTTAGTTGCATTCCTGACCTAGCTGAATGCAATGTCATCAATATCACTTCCATGAAAGACAGGGTAGCATGTGGTCTTGATGCTGAGACATATTATTGTCAGTGGAATTAGAAACTACCTTTTGGAGTTTTGCTCCCATTCCTTAATTTTCTTCCCCAAACTAAACAAAAGGATATAGTCTCTGCTTTCCCATCCAGTGACTTTCCCCTTCTTTGGTAGCCTCCATCCAATGGTGCTGACATCATATTCTCTCTTGTCCCTGCCTGGTACATCATTTTTTTGCTCACTGAACTCCACTTGGTcacatttctccctccctgctccgTCTTCTCTGGCCATCCTGGTATCACATGCCTGTATTCCCATGAAACTTAGTGGCTCTCTTTGAGCAGTCACTGGGATGTGCTGAAGCACCTGAATCTCAGGTAATCAGGTTGCTACAAACTGCAGTCCCTGATCTTCCTTGTACTCCCTGTTGTTGGAATTGAGgtggttttttgcctttttttttttactgtttccagATGTTGCACCACAGTGACTTGCTGGAATAAACTTACATGTCAGGGTTATGTTCCGTGCCATTAGTCCACTTCCATTTTTCCTTAGAGTATGTGAGACCAAGGAAATAGTAAGAACCCATTGATCGTGACTTAAGATAAGcctggaaaggaaacaaatgatGATAATatgttaaaattacattttctacaTCAGAGGTCCACAGAAATCTGAACAGCCAGTGTGGAATGTACAGTGTGCATCCAGCCACACCATCTCTTTCCACAGCTTAGAGGttgaatttttccatttttatttaatctctcTCTTCTTGGGACTACTTAGGACTAGACTAAATAGAATAATACACCTGTGATACCATTAAAGCTGTACATTGTAGTTAACTAGGTGTTACTTGATACCCGGGGACACTTTTTTGTTCTAATTGTGATGGGAAAGCCTTTCCAGTTTTCATCGAGGCAATGACTGCCACAGATAAGTGTCTTTTTTACTTGCTTAGCCTTGCCTTGTGATAATACTTTCAGGAAAGGATCATTCTACTAAATTAAATCATACTGTACAAGGGGAGAGTTACATGGAAATAATGTCAGCTTGGCCCAGAGTTTGCTCCTTCCCACACGAGCGTGCTTGGGAAGGGAAGCTTCCAGGTGCAAGACTTCAACCACCACGCTGCATCTTACTGTTAAGGTATTTGCTGCCATACAGAGGTGCTAACAGCAGATTAGAGACCCCCCCCAAACCATCTAACATGAGAAGACACAAGTATAACCCCTCATGCCCTTTGGCATACAGCTCGAGCAACCCTAGAGGCAGCTCCATGAATTTAGACCTCACCAACTCTTCCTCGTTGTCAATGATTACCAGGTCTGAACCCTTGGCAATACATTCCTTACGGGAATCATTCCAggtttttaattcctgttttggagaaaagaagtagcattttctcccatttttttcccagtcttgggggcagcctgcagaagagaagaacaAGTGTGGAAAAATCCATGTTCACACTAACAAAAGGATCCTGTTACAGAAGAAATGTCTGAGAGTAAGTAACAGACACAATAGTACCTGTGGGGTCCTATCCATAATTTTTATCAGGCCACCTGGGATCCCTTCCATTCCCTGTGGCTAATGCCACCCAGGAGTCACTAGGCATGAGTCAGGAAAGCATAATCACAAATAGCACAAAAATTATCCAGCCCTTAAAATATTTGCtcagaagatgaagagaaattatCAAGgcaaaaaagcagctttcagttttcagaagtcTTATCTGTCTGCTGCAAAATATGGGAGCGGTACAGatactgaagaaagaagaacaTTTCTCTCCATTGCCATGCAGGGTACCAGGAGGAACAGAGTGGGACTTGGAAAGGGTAAGATGATTCAAGGAGACAAGGACTGtgtgatgtaatttttttggttATCCAGCAGGTCCCATACAGCTAAAGGTAATTGCACTTGGGACACTTGATCCATCATGGTCACAGGATGTGATGTGATACCAAGGCATTCACCTGCCTCCTGGCTCCTCTGCACTGGCATGAGAGAGTAATCAGTACCTCTCTCTGAAACAGATGccacaggatcatagaatggtttggattggaagggaccttaaagatcatccaattccaaccccctgcatgggcagggacacctcccaccagaccaggttgctcaaggtcccatccaacctggccttgaacacctccagggagggggcaaccacagcttccctaggcagcctgtgccagtgtctcaccacccttacaggaaagaatgttttcctaatgcctaacctaaatctcccctctttaaattttaaactatTAATGCAGAGCTAGCCAAACATTGCTTTTAAAGAAGGTGAAcatgagaaatatttctggCCTTTAGAACTCATCTACGAATGTATGGGATGTGGTTGTTTATTTCTGAGAATAATATCAGATTATTATCATGATATAATGACGTCAgatttcttgttgttttttcatctgATCAAAGTCCAGACACCCTCCTCCCTTAAACAGCAATCTAGCAGGTTCCTggaacccttttttttttttttttttaatgacagagGATTACTTACTCAGTGCCTCTTCACAGGTGGTAGAGAGTGGTTTTGAGTCAGGTGGGCTGCTTGTAGTTGGGTGGTCTGgaaataagcaaacaaacctCAAACTGTAGTATAAATCTGTGGAgcagatttccaaagagcctaACTCCACAACTTCACAAAAAATGTTCCTCTCATTTTCAGAGTAGCAGTAAATGTGGTGTCCTATGTACATGTAACAGTAGCAAAAAGAGGTAGGGTCTGTCTTGGAGAGATCAGTGCTCAAGTGTGTTCCCACACAGCTTGGAGCTGTGGTCATTGCCTGCCCCTACCTGGACAGCTGGGTTGAGGTGTTCAGGCAGAGCTGATGATACAACAGTTCAGCTCCCTCAGATCAAAATGAGACAGCAGTGttcattttaagttttaaagCAGATAACCAAGCTGACATGGCCTTGattctgctctttcttctgaCGGAGTGGTCAGAAGGTGATGGATTTGTGCTCAGCGAGAGGCTTCGCACTCCCAGAAAAAGTGGCAGTGGAGGGAGGtttacaattttttattatctgcATGAATCTATcacagagaaacaggaaaattagAGTTTTGAGAGGGTGAAGAAAGGAGCTGAGGTCTCAGATGAATTTTTGCTGTTTACTAGACAAGATCAagtgggttttaaaaaaatatttatcatgtCTTCTCAGGGCTCTGGATTTACCAGTTTAGAAATTCCCTGTGGGGTTTAGATGGGAGTATCACAGAATTACTTTGGAAAAGACCCTCAAGTCATGGAGTCCAACAATTAACCCAACACTGTCAGGATCTTAACTAAGCCATATCCCTAAGAACTATGTCTATATCACTTAAGTATGTttaggaatggtgactccaccactgccctaggcagcctgttcctgataaccctttcaggGACGAAATTCTTCCAAACTAAAATCCAACATGAAGCTTCCCTGctgcaacttgaggccattaaCTCTTGACCTGTCACTTGTAACTAGTGGGGGACCAATCCCCACTtctttacaacctcctttaaggTACTTGTAGAGCACCATAaggtctctcagccttctcttctccgGGCTAAACaacctcagctgcttctcctaaGACTTCATCAAATCCTTCATCAGTttcattgcccttctttggatgtgctccagcagctccatgtcctttctgtagTGAAGTGCCCAAATCTATGCCATCTtttcaagctgtggcctcaccagcactgagtacaggggtaagatcacctccttggacctgctggccacactgttccttacacagcccaggatgccattggccttcttggctacctgggcacactgctggctcatgttctgGTGGTTGTCACTCGGCACCCCCAGGTCCCactccagccactcctccccaggccTGCACTGCACCTCTTCTCCCACCTGATGGAAATCAGTGTACAACACATAAATGGTGGATGAAGATCTTCCTCTGGAACATTGTCACCTTTAGCTGTGAAATCCCCCTGAGAGATTCAGACAGCAGCACTACTGAAAAATGGCTCAAAGGCACAGAAACCTACCAAAGCAGCAATGTGTTATTTTTGAACCGGAGCAACTTAACACTGAATTTTATCCTGCTTTAGTCATATGCTAATTGGGAACATTAaggttttctttgcctttcactGAATCCCCAGAGCAACAAGGAATAAGAAGccagaaaaatcagtttgaaatggtttgtttttcatGCATATATGCATTTATATGCATATGTCTTGAGGATGGTttcaaaaaagaacaaaattcagTTCATATGAAGGAGTGTTTGAAACAATGTCAGAAGTACCTGTTCTTAGAAGATTAGCTCATAAGATACAGGGCCAATTTTTCTACTTACTAATGGATATTTTCTCTCAAGAAAAAAGACACCATtataaaagtcagaaaaaaatctggtcaGATCCCACAGAGtaaaatttttgtaattttcatgaacagaaatggaaaatgccTTCTTGCCTACAAAGCTCTTGTATGCTGGAGCAATATCAAGAAGTGAGAATTTAGttcatttaatgaaattttGGTCAACAACAGTGCATTTGGCCAAATAAAACCATATGGAAAACTCATAAAACTATAACTTAAAAGTGAAACAGTTGCAATGGCAAcagtttttatttgaatttcaaGTAAAAGCCATATGCTAGTGAAGGTAAAAACTAATTTGATTTAGCTTCTCAAGTTTCTTAGGAGTGTGTTTTTGGCTCACTGAGACAGTTACAACAAGGTAACAATAACTGCAGCCAAACCTGAATCAAATCTTTGTCTTCACAAAGAGTTTCTCCAAGTGCATCTGTGAGTAGGTGGCAAACTCTGGGACTTGAGTGATTGTGGAAAGTTCTTAAGCTCACTCAGCCATCAAAGggtaaaaagaaacaaggaactacatctgaaatttaaaaattactccttgaaaatattaaatgagaAGTACTGCGTGGCTCTATTATGATTTGTTGGtgttgtttgtgttgttttctttttcctaaccaagaaaaaaatgctttttttctaaagaaatataTAACTTTTTATATAGTTTAATAATTGCTATGAATTCGAGATATATATGCAGGGAGACCTAATACTAGGCTTTTATTTAAGAtgcaaataaattctttaaagaTGTGACTTAGCTACCTCTTTCAAATGAGgggttttttcatatttatttaaagatttttgcCATTATGGGCATCTTGGTGACATATGTTGATCACCTTGAAACATTCTCATGGATATCAGCCATAATAGCAATAGGCATTAACTGATCTTGACttgttttttcaaaacatttgtaAAATAGATTATTGTTTGAGCATTGTCAGTTTTCTGTTGCTATTTGTTTTGGATGTCATGACGTAGATTTCAGTCATTAGGTGAGAGTCACGGATTAATAGCAGCTACTGCATTTTTAGCAGGACTTACACAAGAATACCAGACACACTGCTAAGACCAGTAGGAGGATTACCACAGCAACCAATGCAGTGACACATgttctggagcagcagcttttacctgaagataaacagaaaaaaataaagattaggTGAAAAAAACTAGGAAAGAAACCCTTCATCTTCATTCACAGATGCCCTTTTCAGGCTCACACTGAAACACCTCTTTTATGTTAGGCACAGCCCTTCAGTGCTGACATCTTTGCTCTTGGGATGGATATGCTGTggacacatttctttttcatcacaGACATTCAATATGAACTCTTCTGCTCCTAGGCTTGAATACTTTGCTGAATTCTTCTGCATTTGATACTAGAGTTAAGTGCTCACTGGGATCTGTATCTGCCCTCTTGATGAAAGCAAATCCCATTCAACCCATAAGATAAAGGTCCTGCCATGTTATACCCCTTGGTAGAGTAAATTTTTTGGTCGACTTTgtctcccctttctcttttgtCTGTTGTTTATGGACTTTTGCTCAGGAACTACCTCAAGAGGATCCTTGAGATATTTTGTCAATTCAGTGGATACTCACCTGGGGGCTACAGAGCACAAGTAGGGCTAAGAGGGAACAAATAACATACTCAGTGTTTACTCATCAGGCACTGAATTAAAAGGCAAAGGAGAGATTTCCATCTCTTCATGCTTCACATATCTGCTAGAGTATTTACTTACCCCTTCTGCTATCTTTGATGTCAATGGTGTCTGTATGACAACAAGGACCTGAAAGCCAAATTGCAAACTGCAGTCAGTATCTGGTCTAACTTAATTTTTACACCTACTTGTGCATTGCTATTTGAACTGCTATTTGAAAAGCTAAGAAGCTGTCATACTTAATACAGTATCAAATCAGACTGATTTAAACCCAGTCTTTGAAAGCAGGTTTTCTGCTTGTGGAAGTTTGCTCAGAAATGATGATTGCACTGATCAATAAATCTATTTGATAGGTGCAAACTGTCTACTGGGAAAACTATCAAGACTGGGAAGTGTGGAGAGGAGTTTTAGTGTCAAAATGGAAGCTTGGAGGAAGAAAACTGGTGACCAGGAATCCTCAGGAGACAATTCCCAAAGTGGTCCCAAAACCCtatgcaggaaaataaaaaggcagcaTTTTAGCTCCTGTCTGAGAAGATGGGGTAAAGACCcagatttctgatttttcagggACTGGAACCATATCTTGTGCAACTTGTCCAAAGACTCTGAAGGAGGAGATTTCATCTTAACTGTCAGGGAGTAAAACTAGACTGACATCTAGGAGGTTTTAAGTAACTTCCAAAGTTAATGAGACCAAGCTGGCATGGGCTGTAGGTTGTAAGTAAGTCTTAGAATGAGTAACAGGAAATTAACACAATCTAAAGAGCTATTTAGGGAGGTATTACCATTGCATCTGACCTCAAAATCCCTGAGACCTTGGTAACAGGAAAATCCAGAGTGCAGAAGTAGTTatgcagaaaatacaaaactgaCTGTCATTTAAATAAAGTGTTCAGCAGCATGAACCAGCTGTGGCACACCTGCTTCTACATATATACtagaaatctgaaaaacaagATGGGATAACCTGGGAGAGCAGATTATCCAAGACCAGGGACAGTTCAGTTTTGAATATCTCCTAGGATGAAGACTCCATGACCTTACATGTTAGGAATTATCCACTaagaaaatgagcaaaattCAGGGATGTTTTTTCTACCCCAGGATTTTGTAAATCCATAATTTGCCTTTGCCTTCAACAGTGCATGCAGTTCTGCTACCTGTGTTTCAAGAAGTGTCTAGGAAAAGGTTCAGAGAAGGGAAGCAGTAAATGATGGTTTAAATTAGGGTTCTGCAGCATGAAAAGGAGATGACTTAGAAGAAGCTATATCAGAGTTACATAAAAAAGTGTCATGAAGACCTTGGATTGGGTTTGGCTGCTTAATGTCACTTTCAGTACACTTCAGAGCAACAGCTGAAACTAATAGGAGGCCAGCTCAGAGTAAAAAACCAGCTGGTTCTTTGTGTGATGTAAAAAGATCAAAGAGCATTATAGAAATCAGGGCTGTTTACAGAAGTGAGGAGAAACTGGGTAACTTTGTAAAAGAGAAATCCCCTGAGGGCAGCTGGGTGGAAAGACATCTGCCTCAGGAAGTCCCTGAGAAGATGGGTGCAGGTTGAAGTGTCACTGGCACGTATCCTGTAGGTCTGCCCTCTTCTTAGTCATCTCTAGTTGTTCACTTATGTCAGCTCTTGGAGACAGGAGGCTGGGCTAGGTGGTTTCTTGATCTGGCCCAAAATGTCTTGTGCACCAGTGAAGCCAATGAGTGCTCAGTTGTGTATAACACAACACATCAGTTGCCCCTACTCTGGCCATGCAAAGCAGATGACTTCACCTCTGTGTCTCCCATATGGTTTTATATCACTGCATTTTTGGAAAACAAGGCATagcctcctctcctcttggTGTtcgaggagacctcatcactctctacaactccctgaaaggagggtgtagccaggtgggggttggtctcttcccaagcaactctcagcaagacaagagggcatggtctcaagttgtgctgggggaggtttaggttggatattagaaagaatttctttaccgaaagggtggtcagacattggaatgggctgcccagggaagtagtggattctccatccctggagataattaaaaagagactggatgtggcactcagtgccatggtctggtaactgcagcagtagtggatcaagggttggacttgatgatctctgaggtcccttccaacccagtcgattctatgataTCAGTTTAGAAGGCAGCTAAAAACTCACCAGCATTTGTGTCTAGGGACTTCACTTTCACTTCTGTGTATGTAGAACctaaaatggaacaaaaatagCAGAAAGTAGGGACAGTTGAGAAACAACTCAAATGGAACAAAAATTAATGACATTATGAGAAATGCTAAACACATGACAGCAGCCTGTTTATGTGACTGTGTTTAACTAAGCCTGCATAATATTTTTATCCATTGCATTCACACCTTAGAGGACTTGTGATAGGCAGAAACAGATCTGGTTTATCTTCTGTGCAGACAATAACAAGGGAGACATAGGCACGTGCACACACATTTCAATGtaaagagaagcaagaaaaaatatctaagtTTCTGATGAGAATGCCTAGAATATTGAAGCAAACCTGAAAActtttttgaaagttttttgAAGGGGTTACTAGTTAATGATATGATAGTGAGAAAAGTGAAAACTTTATTACCTGCAGataataaatacaaacaaatatGCAAGAAAGCAtgtgaggaaggaaagaagggcaGGGTCACATgaaaagagcacagaaaggaagaaatatgatGCTGCAGTTTTATTAAACATTCAAAGTCACTCTGTTACACAGCACTGAGCCCCTTGGTTTCTATCACCATACAATG contains the following coding sequences:
- the LOC115600438 gene encoding C-type lectin domain family 7 member A-like, producing MSENLIYADLNLTESGRPGLQKVIDVQGSTYTEVKVKSLDTNAGPCCHTDTIDIKDSRRGKSCCSRTCVTALVAVVILLLVLAVCLVFLYHPTTSSPPDSKPLSTTCEEALKRGTDYSLMPVQRSQEAGECLGITSHPVTMMDQVSQVQLPLAQDWEKNGRKCYFFSPKQELKTWNDSRKECIAKGSDLVIIDNEEELAYLKSRSMGSYYFLGLTYSKEKWKWTNGTEHNPDMFQIESIYSDYFCTVIGHDKVQTASCNGSSTTINMCEKAAVSEGQKELKTRDPASNVIARFL